The genomic region GCGCATACCATCGTTGAAATATCAACCACCAATCACTGCCATTTCCATGGCGAACTGCCATCAATGCATCAAAGGCAGGAAAATTATTTAACTGCATATTCTTTTGAATGACAATACCAGAATCATTGTTAGCTTTGTAATTCAATTTTGAATAATAAAAGCCGTATGGGTCATTAGTAACTCCAATTCCAAACATATAAAGAAGAGAATCGTTACCAGGATCCGGAATGAATAAATTTACATGATACCACCAGCCTCCATAATTATAATCCCCATTTTGCATTAATGTATTGTACTTATTCCAAATACAAACATTGGTCGTAGATGTGTTATCAAATAATGCAGCATAGCAATTCAATCCATTCGTATCAGAAATTGAAACTGATCCATTGCGCCATTTACTATTTGTTTTGAAATTAATCGGATTTGTACCGGAATTCAACCAGGAAATACCTGCACTATCTCCGAAAGCCCATACTCTATTTGTGAACTGCGCCAACACCTTCCCACCCCCAAAAAACGCAGTCATCAACAGCAAAGCGCAAAAGAATTTTTTCATCACAATAAAATTACGGAAAAACTTTCTAATCTCCGCTAACTCAATAAAATTCTGGCGGGCCGCAGATTCGTTATGATTATTATGATCTGTTATGATAAACCCGCGACCAACCTTCGGACTTCGTAGCTAACACCATCGCTTAAGCTTTGACGCACTCAGTTAGCGTAGTAGTCCCCACATATTCATCATGTTTCGCCCACTTTCGTAATTCGCATTTCGTAAATTTTCGTTCCTGCCTGCCGGCAGCTACTGTTTGGACACATCTTTAAGTGTAATTTGAAGCCAATTTCCATCCTTCATAAATATTCTCAAATTTTTCTACGCCTTTTAGTAATATAATTGGGCCTGGTGGTCTTTGATTTGGATTTCCTTTCCAACCACCCAATCTTCCTATTATCCATGATGCCCATGCTAGTACTTTAGGAGAATATGGGTTTGTTGTGGCTTCAGTTACTTTTAATTTTTGCTCGATTTTTTCCAAGCATTCTATTTCTTTCTCGTCGAAGACGTTTGTTATGGGCTGGCTTTTTTTCCACTCCATATGCAAGGTAGAGTTGCATCACTTTTAGTGCAGCTGCCAACACCAACAGATAGAGTTTTCTAATACCCCATCCATTTTTAAGTTGGGTTTGCTCTATTTTAAATCCTTGCTTCTTAGTCAATCGAAACAACTGTTCAATATACCATCTTTGTTTATAACGTTCAATGATTTTCTCTGCATCTTCACCTGTTCGTAGTTCAATTGTAGTGAGAATTCGCCAGTGTATCGGATCCTTTATTTTACATTACTTTTTTCCTGAACATTTACTACAAATAACTCTTTTGACTTTGGTAATTCCTTGTTAATATATTTCCCATGTGGTCGTTCTAACTCTACTTTGCATACTTTAATTTCGGCTTGTGCTATCCTTGCAATCTTTTGTTTTCTTAAATCTTTAATTATCGGAATGGATAATTGACCGAGCGACTTTGACTTTTTAATGGTTTCATCCATTGAACTTCCATCTGCAAGTTTCCTGTCACTTCTGCTTCTAATTATTAAATCAGTCCGGTCATCCGGCACAGTGCAAAACTGATCATAAATGTCACCTTCACGATCTTCTATTATCGTGATTGTTGCTGCTTCTGATAATATAGCTTTTGAGCTTTCACTCGCTTTTATCCACTTATAGGACTCCTTTTCTTCAATGGGTTGTTGCTTATAAATCCGTGTTGTATTGTTTGACTTATCTTCTTTTCGATGCCATAATTGTACATCGGAATAGCCCAACAAATCTTCAGTTTGGGCATCAAGTACCAAGCTAATATGAGTTAAAAAGCCTAACCCCATTTTGTTGCCAACTAATCCTAAACCGCTATCTTCTTCTATGCTTTCCTTTAGATGCCCTAAACCATAAGAACTACTATCTTGAATTACTAATACATCTTTCCTTGAACATTTCTTTTACATCGTTTCGTTAGAGAACTGATGAGCTCTGCCTCACTAACGTTTTCATTATCCAAAAACCTGTAAAACCCTTTTTGATCAGCTTCAGTTAACGTGCTACCGTGAACAGAACTTGTTCGAGAAATTACTAAGGCTGAAACAACCTTTCTTGCCCTGTCTTCTAACCTTTTATCGCTCAGTTCGCCTTCGAAATCAATTATATAATTTGGTTTCTTCATAAGGCTAATTTAATACATTTGTGTCCAAACAGTAGCTGCCGGCAGGCAGGTTTCGTAATCCTTTTCCGTTTTTAAACGACTACAAGTACTTCCCCACCCCCTATTGTTTTGACAATACATTTTCTTTGCTTCATGAAAACAAGTAGATTCCGTCATGTATGGATGTCGTATTTTACATACACCAGAAGTGAAAAGAATGCAGCGATGGTATTGACTGGATTGTTGTTGGTGATGCAAACGTATCTATGGTTTCGGCATTATACGGATACACCAAGGGAATATCAACTGTCTGCCGAAGAAGCGCAGCAATTTCAACAACTGGAAAGTCAGAAGAATTCCAAATCGTTTAAGAGGGAAGATGCAGCCTCGGTTAAATCGAAACCTGTCCTATCGGTATTTGATCCGAACGAAACAGATTCCGCCGGATTTGTTGATTTGGGAATGAGTCCAAAGCAGGCCGCCTCCTTGTTGCGTTACCGCGATCGCATTGGTGGTTTCAAGGATAAAGCATCCGTTCAAAAAGTAAAAGTGCTCCAACCGGAGTTGTTTGCGCAGTGGGAACCTTTCATTAAAATGAAAAACATGGAAGCTCCCGTGATTAAACAGCGGACAGGGTTTTTGCAGAAGAAAAAACAAGAATTGCCCATTCTCGATCTCAACCGGGCGGATACGATCGCTTTGCAGGACTTGCCATTGATCGGTTCGGGGAGAGCGAGGGCGATTGTGAATTACCGGGAGCGACTGGGAGGATATATTTCGGTGGAGCAAATGATGGAGGTGAAAGCGATCCCCGACTCTGTGTATGAAGCCATTCTTCCCTATCTCAAAGTGGTGAGCGGTCCTTACAGGAAACTCGATATCAATCATTTGTCGGCAGATAGTCTGCGACATCCGTATATGAACAAACAATTGGCAAGGATGATCGTTTCTTACAGAGAACAACATGGAGTTTTCAAAACTTATCAAGATCTCAGTAAGCTTCCCTTGGTGAATGCCGAAATCCTCAGTAAACTTGCACCCTATTTAACCTTTAACCCTTAGTACGTATGGACTTCAGGCCCACCGAAAGCCAGGAACTTATCGCTCAAACTGTTCGTGATTTTGCAGAGAAGCATATTCGCCCTAATCTCATGGACTGGGATGAGAGTCAGCGTTTTCCCATTGAGATTTTTAAGAAACTCGGTGAACTGGGTCTGATGGGTGTTTTGGTTCCGGAAAAATATCATGGGGCGGGCTTGAGTTATTTTGAGTACGTTACCGCGATTCAGGAGTTGGCCAGAGTGTGTGGTTCAGTGGGTTTGTCGATGGCTGCGCATAATTCGCTGTGCACCGGACATATCATGACTTTCGGAAATGAGGAGCAGAAGGAAAAATATCTTCCGAAGCTGGCCACGGCAGAATGGATCGGCGCCTGGGGATTAACGGAAGCCAATACCGGATCAGATGCATTGCGCATGCGGGTGGTGGCGAAGCAGGATGGTGATCACTGGATATTGAATGGTGCCAAGAACTGGATTACGCATGGCATCAGCGGTGATGTTGCAGTGGTTTTAGCGAGGACAGGCGAGTTGCTCGATTCGCGTGGTATCACGGCGTTCGTTGTGGATCGCGGTACTCCCGGATTCAAAGCAGGGAAGAAGGAAAATAAATTGGGCATGCGTGCCTCTGAAACAGCGGAGATGATTTTCGAAGATTGCCGTATTCATAAGAGTCAGTTGCTCGGTAATGTAGGAGATGGATTTATTCAGGCGATGAAAGTGTTGGATGGAGGAAGAATTTCGATTGCTGCATTAT from Bacteroidota bacterium harbors:
- a CDS encoding transposase: MKDPIHWRILTTIELRTGEDAEKIIERYKQRWYIEQLFRLTKKQGFKIEQTQLKNGWGIRKLYLLVLAAALKVMQLYLAYGVEKKPAHNKRLRRERNRMLGKNRAKIKSN
- a CDS encoding helix-hairpin-helix domain-containing protein, with translation MKTSRFRHVWMSYFTYTRSEKNAAMVLTGLLLVMQTYLWFRHYTDTPREYQLSAEEAQQFQQLESQKNSKSFKREDAASVKSKPVLSVFDPNETDSAGFVDLGMSPKQAASLLRYRDRIGGFKDKASVQKVKVLQPELFAQWEPFIKMKNMEAPVIKQRTGFLQKKKQELPILDLNRADTIALQDLPLIGSGRARAIVNYRERLGGYISVEQMMEVKAIPDSVYEAILPYLKVVSGPYRKLDINHLSADSLRHPYMNKQLARMIVSYREQHGVFKTYQDLSKLPLVNAEILSKLAPYLTFNP
- a CDS encoding acyl-CoA dehydrogenase → MDFRPTESQELIAQTVRDFAEKHIRPNLMDWDESQRFPIEIFKKLGELGLMGVLVPEKYHGAGLSYFEYVTAIQELARVCGSVGLSMAAHNSLCTGHIMTFGNEEQKEKYLPKLATAEWIGAWGLTEANTGSDALRMRVVAKQDGDHWILNGAKNWITHGISGDVAVVLARTGELLDSRGITAFVVDRGTPGFKAGKKENKLGMRASETAEMIFEDCRIHKSQLLGNVGDGFIQAMKVLDGGRISIAALSLGIAKGAFDASVKYSQEREQFGQPISNFQAISFKLADMATQIEAAELLTMQAADLKIRGEKMTKQSAFAKYYASEVAVRCSTEAVQIFGGYGYTKDFPVEKFYRDSKLCTIGEGTSEIQKLVIARDILKA